From the genome of Chrysiogenia bacterium, one region includes:
- a CDS encoding helix-turn-helix domain-containing protein, whose product MKSITEQDFYELLEVAPDSSEEELRTALQRARRTWCKELGAAYSLIDDDERQEMTGRLDEAEALLFDPARRAGYNRELGLALPPDAPAAPAEPEEDAGETTRPRLILSPEPEEEETQQALFPRPAPTLTSVEPAGAKVIGITRRAEPETPAPAPVPEQPAPAAPSETPRTAAPAEPAETPARRPDPGGFFSSDQDYTGENLRKFREQCGRSLQEIARETKVSRTHLENLEAEEFSLLPAAVYVRGFLQGYCRELGLDPRAACEGYLARLRKSQSD is encoded by the coding sequence ATGAAGTCGATTACCGAACAGGACTTCTATGAGCTGCTCGAAGTCGCGCCCGACTCCAGCGAGGAAGAACTGCGCACGGCGCTGCAGCGTGCCCGGCGCACCTGGTGCAAGGAACTCGGGGCCGCGTATTCCCTGATTGACGACGACGAACGCCAGGAAATGACGGGCCGCCTCGATGAAGCCGAGGCGCTGCTCTTCGATCCGGCGCGCAGGGCCGGATACAACCGCGAGCTCGGCCTGGCGCTGCCGCCCGATGCGCCTGCTGCGCCCGCCGAGCCTGAAGAGGACGCAGGCGAGACGACGCGCCCCCGGCTCATTCTCTCGCCCGAACCCGAGGAAGAAGAGACCCAGCAGGCGCTCTTCCCGCGCCCGGCACCCACGCTCACTTCGGTGGAACCGGCAGGGGCCAAGGTCATCGGCATCACCCGCCGCGCCGAGCCCGAGACGCCGGCGCCCGCGCCCGTTCCGGAGCAGCCTGCACCGGCCGCTCCCTCAGAAACCCCGCGCACCGCCGCGCCGGCAGAGCCAGCCGAAACACCCGCCCGGCGCCCCGATCCCGGGGGATTTTTCTCTTCCGATCAGGACTACACGGGCGAGAACCTGCGCAAATTCCGCGAGCAGTGCGGTCGCAGCCTCCAGGAAATCGCCCGGGAGACCAAGGTCTCGCGCACCCATCTGGAGAATCTGGAAGCCGAGGAATTCTCCCTGCTCCCGGCAGCCGTCTACGTCCGCGGCTTCCTCCAGGGCTACTGCAGGGAACTGGGCCTCGACCCCCGCGCCGCCTGCGAGGGCTAC
- a CDS encoding P-loop NTPase → MSVRRKKKAPQTGQATTAEAPSIPLVPAASAGPRVIAIASGKGGVGKSFFVGSLSWALAQAGKRVVAVDADFGGPNLHTCLSVERPAPGGWVELEEGRPMEEVLSQTSLPNLQVVCGAREPLHSPNIKTSARRAALSRLRELPVDFVLLDLGAGSAYSIVDIFLLADQGLVLSTPEPTAMENAYRFLKTLFFRFVAGQCTNERMRQLVTECLYAGGGAKARSPVQLLQEIDRRNAGLARAIEGALSAVHLSLIANQVRYDEDADLAEAMSMAVRKVFALPCESWGAIPYDENVGRALRRRQPYLTERPDSDTAAAVRALAQRLIDQAAAARVSLQTESPA, encoded by the coding sequence TTGAGCGTACGCAGAAAAAAGAAAGCGCCGCAGACCGGACAGGCGACAACGGCGGAAGCGCCCAGCATTCCGCTCGTGCCCGCTGCCAGTGCCGGCCCGCGTGTCATCGCCATTGCCTCGGGCAAGGGCGGCGTGGGCAAGAGCTTCTTCGTGGGCTCGCTCTCCTGGGCGCTGGCCCAGGCGGGAAAGCGCGTTGTGGCAGTGGACGCCGATTTCGGCGGCCCGAACCTGCATACCTGCCTGAGCGTGGAGCGCCCGGCGCCCGGCGGCTGGGTCGAGCTCGAAGAGGGACGCCCCATGGAAGAGGTGCTCTCGCAGACGAGCCTTCCGAACCTGCAGGTCGTGTGCGGCGCGCGCGAGCCGCTGCACTCCCCCAACATCAAAACGAGCGCCCGGCGCGCCGCACTCTCGCGGCTGCGCGAGCTGCCCGTGGATTTCGTGCTGCTCGACCTTGGCGCGGGCTCGGCGTACTCGATCGTCGACATCTTCCTGCTGGCAGACCAGGGACTCGTGCTCTCAACGCCCGAGCCCACGGCGATGGAAAACGCCTACCGGTTTTTGAAGACGCTCTTCTTCCGATTCGTTGCAGGCCAGTGCACCAACGAGCGGATGCGCCAGCTTGTGACCGAGTGCCTGTATGCCGGCGGAGGCGCGAAGGCCCGCTCGCCCGTGCAGCTCCTTCAGGAAATCGACCGCCGTAATGCGGGCCTGGCGCGCGCCATTGAAGGAGCGCTCTCGGCGGTGCACCTCTCACTGATTGCCAACCAGGTGCGCTACGACGAAGACGCCGACCTGGCGGAAGCCATGAGCATGGCGGTGCGAAAGGTCTTTGCGCTTCCCTGTGAATCCTGGGGCGCCATTCCCTATGACGAAAACGTGGGCCGCGCCCTTCGGCGACGCCAGCCCTATCTGACCGAGCGCCCCGATTCCGACACGGCCGCTGCGGTCCGCGCGCTTGCCCAGCGCCTCATCGATCAGGCCGCCGCAGCGCGCGTGTCGCTGCAGACGGAGTCGCCCGCATGA